One Mycosarcoma maydis chromosome 9, whole genome shotgun sequence DNA window includes the following coding sequences:
- a CDS encoding uncharacterized protein (related to Multidomain cyclophilin type peptidyl-prolyl cis-trans isomerase) gives MSVLLETSLGDIVIDLHTELAPRSCTNFLKLCSKHYYKLNAFFRVEKDFLAQTGDPSNTGKGGASIWSQLPSTSQDSSTSTYFTPESSDGQLKHLKKGTVSFACFRKHVQGADEDGEGGSCELLAGSQFFVTLKDELDYLDGRHAPFGMVVEGHEPGGTLDKINHAFTDDQKRPLRDIRIRHVVVLEDPFADPDGFCAPSRSPSPTPCQVRALRLADDEDVHSDVDPASKEEMRRNADTNAAALTLEMVGDLPFAEIRPPENILFVCKLNPVTRSDDLELIFSRFGKILSCEVIKDKKTGDSLQYAFIEFDKKDDAERAYFKMQNVLVDDRRIWVDFSQSVSRLHGDWVKKRNAGSDAPRAHYQSGADEQSVDSYRPNAGGYQKRGDDRRHDRRDQPTARGDTSSWHSRQDSERSYRESNDDTRDRSNKRSRRHHDDVPQQSRSRSERHDSHRDHERHHLSRHVRPSDEGESKCRYEAHSHTRHDEHTRRHDSSSTAARRDEDRRSERSRHDRDRDRDRDRDRDREREHRRRTEDRRRHDDRQRSRDGSRR, from the coding sequence ATGAGCGTCCTTCTCGAGACGTCGCTAGGTGACATTGTGATCGACCTTCACACAGAGCTCGCGCCACGCTCATGCACCAACTTTCTCAAGCTCTGTTCGAAGCACTACTACAAACTCAACGCGTTCTTCCGCGTCGAAAAGGACTTTCTGGCTCAGACGGGCGATCCGAGCAATACAGGCAAAGGAGGAGCTAGCATCTGGTCGCAACTACCATCGACATCACAGgacagctcgacgagcacgtATTTCACACCAGAGTCTTCGGATGGTCAGCTCAAGCATTTGAAAAAGGGGACGGTATCGTTTGCATGTTTTCGCAAGCACGTCCAGGGAGCAGATGAGGACGGTGAGGGTGGCTCAtgcgagctgcttgccgGGTCGCAGTTCTTCGTAACGTTGAAAGACGAACTGGATTATCTTGATGGAAGGCATGCTCCGTTTGGTATGGTCGTCGAAGGACACGAACCAGGTGGgacgctcgacaagattAATCACGCCTTCACAGACGACCAGAAGCGACCGCTCAGAGATATTCGTATCCGACACGTTGTTGTTCTCGAAGACCCGTTCGCTGACCCGGACGGATTTTGTGCCCCATCCCGATCGCCTTCACCAACGCCTTGCCAGGTTCGCGCTCTTCGCCTcgccgacgatgaagatgtTCACTCGGACGTCGATCCCGCTTCGAAAGAAGAAATGCGCCGCAACGCCGACACCAACGCTGCCGCGCTCACACTCGAAATGGTCGGTGATCTACCTTTCGCCGAAATTCGCCCTCCCGAAAacatcctcttcgtctgCAAGCTCAATCCTGTCACCCGCAGCGACGATCTAGAGCTCATCTTCTCGCGGTTCGGCAAGATCTTATCGTGCGAAGTGATCAAGGACAAAAAAACCGGAGATTCGTTGCAATACGCGTTTATCGAGTTTGATAAAAAGGACGATGCGGAGAGGGCGTACTTCAAGATGCAGAATGTGCTCGTGGACGATCGAAGGATCTGGGTGGATTTCTCGCAGAGTGTAAGTCGATTGCATGGCGATTGGGTGAAAAAGAGGAATGCCGGGAGCGACGCGCCGAGAGCGCATTACCAATCGGGTGCGGATGAACAAAGCGTCGACTCGTACAGACCAAACGCAGGTGGATATCAGAAGCGAGGTGATGATCGACGGCACGATCGACGCGACCAGCCTACAGCTAGAGGGGACACAAGCTCTTGGCATAGCCGACAAGACAGCGAGCGGAGCTACAGAGAaagcaacgacgacacAAGAGACCGGTCGAACAAAAGGTCGAGACGCCATCACGACGATGTACCCCAGCAAAGCCGCTCACGATCCGAACGTCATGATTCACACCGCGATCACGAGCGTCATCACCTCAGTCGACATGTTAGACCTTCGGACGAAGGCGAGTCGAAATGTCGTTACGAAGCGCATTCCCATACAAGACACGACGAGCATACCAGGCGTCACGACAGCAGTTCAAccgcagctcgtcgagacgagGACAGAAGATCTGAGCGTTCACGCCAtgatcgtgatcgtgatcgtgatcgtgatcgtgatcgtgatcgtgaaCGCGAACATCGACGCAGGACTGAGGACAGACGGCGACATGATGATCGCCAACGTTCCCGTGATGGTTCACGCCGGTGA
- a CDS encoding uncharacterized protein (related to KES1 - Member of an oxysterol-binding protein family) produces the protein MGEEDIGEAVPKEQRQGWGQFLKQIATFSGDLSSLTAPSFILSPVSLVEFPAYWGEHPDEFAKISTGKDEIERMNLVLKWFIGTLKGQFTARNTSMGSEKKPLNPILGELFLGKWPDKNDRGETTLTAEQVSHHPPVTAYHIENRKAGVTLEGHCAQKTSFSGRTIQVKQVGHAILRVKLAGSDKEELYLITLPNLLIEGLWYGAPYVELTGNSYIQSTTCLLTTLSYTGKGYFSGKAHSFKATIGAGGNALYTVEGEWAGVSKYKGKSVSGGSNELFWDASTQREEVSVEAVEQQGEMESRKVWKTVAHGIRSGDFETASKDKARIENAQRQKRKDEAAAGTPHQLERFVHLDNDQEYSQLAAMFKGQPATEDGYRSKPRVH, from the coding sequence ATGGGCGAAGAAGACATCGGAGAGGCTGTCCCCAAGGAGCAGCGACAGGGTTGGGGCCAATTCCTCAAGCAGATCGCCACATTCTCGGGCGATTTGTCCTCTCTCACCGCACCCTCGTTCATCCTGTCTCCCGTCTCGCTGGTCGAGTTCCCAGCCTACTGGGGTGAGCACCCGGATGAGTTTGCCAAGATCTCGACAGGgaaggacgagatcgagcgcatGAACCTCGTGCTCAAGTGGTTCATCGGTACACTCAAGGGTCAATTTACTGCTCGTAACACTTCGATGGGCTCGGAAAAGAAGCCACTCAACCCGATCCTTGGCGAActcttcctcggcaagTGGCCCGACAAGAACGATCGCGGTGAAACCACGCTCACTGCAGAGCAGGTTTCTCACCATCCTCCTGTCACCGCGTACCACATTGAGAACAGAAAGGCGGGTGTCACGCTCGAGGGTCACTGTGCGCAAAAGACGTCGTTCTCAGGACGCACGATCCAGGTCAAGCAGGTCGGACATGCCATCTTGcgcgtcaagctcgccggAAGCGACAAGGAGGAACTTTATCTCATCACACTTCCCAACCTGCTCATCGAGGGTCTCTGGTACGGTGCGCCGTACGTCGAATTGACGGGCAACTCGTACATCCAATCCACCACCTGTCTCCTAACCACACTGTCGTACACGGGCAAAGGCTACTTTTCGGGCAAGGCGCACTCGTTCAAGGCGACCATCGGCGCCGGAGGCAATGCACTCTACACGGTAGAGGGCGAGTGGGCTGGTGTCAGCAAGTACAAGGGCAAGTCGGTCTCGGGTGGCAGCAACGAACTGTTCTGGGATGCATCAACGCAGCGCGAAGAGGTctcggtggaagcggtAGAGCAACAGGGAGAGATGGAGAGTCGTAAAGTGTGGAAGACGGTAGCCCACGGTATCCGCTCTGGAGATTTTGAAACGGCTTCCAAGGACAAGGCGAGGATCGAGAATGCGCAGAGGCAGAAGAGGAAGGATGAGGCGGCTGCAGGCACGCCAcatcagctcgagcgctttgTTCACCTCGACAATGATCAGGAATACTCGCAACTGGCTGCCATGTTCAAGGGTCAGCCTGCTACAGAGGATGGATACCGCAGCAAGCCTCGCGTTCATTAG